DNA sequence from the Methanobacterium petrolearium genome:
TTTATTTTTTTTAATTTCAATTATTTTTTCCACTAAAACGATTTTTTCTCAAAGTTTCTTCCCTAAAACAAATTTTAAGTATTTTAGGAAATTTTTTCCTGAAAATAAGATTTATTTTTCAAAAAAGATATCAAAATGACTGTTAATAATATTTTTTGAATACAAAATAGTTAATTTAAAGGTTAATAAGCTTAAAGGTTAATGGGCTGAAATTATAAATTAAGTATAAATTGACATAGATCAATACCACTTACATACAGAATAAATAAATAATACTTTGTGGGATGTTATGGTGGAAGATATAAGAGTTCTAATATTAGAGGATGTGCCACTGGACGCTGAATTAATAGAAACCCAGCTGAAAAGAGAGAATATTCAGTTTAAATCTAAGATCGTGGAAAAAGAAGAAGATTATCGCAGAGAACTGGCTGAATTCCAGCCCAGCATAATTCTGGCAGATCATTCACTACCACAGTTCGATGGTATCACTGCCATGAACATTGCCCGAGAAATCTCACCAAACACACCATTCATTTTTGTCAGTGGCAAAATAGGCGAAGATTTCGCTGTTGAAATGCTTAAAGAAGGAGCAACTGATTACGTTCTAAAAAATAATCTAACAAAATTACCTCACGCAGTAAAAAGGGCGTTAAAAGAAGCAAAAGAAAAAATGGAAAAACAATCTGCTGAAGAAGCTCTTAAGGAACGTGAAGAGAAATACAGAAATCTTTTCGAATATTTCCCTAATTATGTGGTCGTTTTGGGATTGGATGGGAGAATAATGGATCTTAACCATGCAGCGGCAAAATTCAGCCCTTTATCTAGGGAGGATACTGTGGGCATGTATTTCACAGACCTACAGTCAATAACTGGGCAAGATTCATCATTTTATCAGGAACTATTTTCAAAATTCCTGGAAGGAGAAGAGATTGGGGCATTTGAATCTCATTTAACATCAAGAGAAGGAGAAATACGTTTAATGGAAGTATATCCTGCACCATTATACAAAAATAGCCAATTATATGCCATACAAATCATAGCTCAGGACATCACTGAACGTAAAAAGGCAGAAACAGAAATTACTGCATCTTTAGAAGAAAAAGAAATGCTTCTGGGTGAGATTAATAGCAGGGTTAGGAATTACATGAACATCATATCCAGTTTACTGGAACTTCAATCGGTTTTTATGAATGATGAAGGGAATCGCGAAGTCCTGAAGGATAACAAGAATCGAGTCAAATCAATGCTGTTTATACACGATGGGTTTTCCCAGTCCGATGATTTCGCCCTCATTGATTTTTCTCAGTACATAAAAAAATTAATAGAACTCATTACTAGCTCTTACAATGTGGATACTGAAAGAATTAAAGTTAAGTCTAATACCGAAGGTTTAATACTTGACATTGATGCTGCCATTCCCTGTGGGCTTATTATCAATGAACTGTTAACAAATGCAGTAAAACACGCTTTCCCTGGAAATAAAAAAGGGGAAGTTTTGGTGGAATTCGGGCTTGATAATCAGGAAAACAATGTTTTAATAGTTAAGGATAATGGGGTAGGCATTCCTGATGATATTAACTTTAAAGAAAGTGGAACAATGGGATTTCAACTGGTGAATACTCTGGTAAATCAGTTGAATGGTAGTGTAATCCTGTCTAGAGGTAAAGGAACTACTTTCCAGATTATATGGTCTGAATCAGGATATTAAGTTTTCAAAAGGACTAAATTTCCTTTTCATTTCTAATTTTCCTTTCATTTATCTATTTTAACTTTAACTTCCATATTTTCAATCTGCAGTGCTACTATCAAATTCTGAATCCTTTTCCTTTTGTATAGGTTTAGTAGGTAAGTTTTAGTAAGTAAGCGAATTTAATAAATTTAATATTAGGTGGATTGTAAATTTTTAGTGTTAAAAAGTTAAGGATAAAAAGCTTTTAAAAATGTTTATAAAACTGGGATGACTGTAAAGGTGATATTCCAATGCTTTACCATGAATTAGTAAGAGTTTATCAAGATCTGGATTCTACAACCAAACGTTTAGAAAAAACTGCTATTTTGGCCGATTTTTTAGGTAAAGTTGGGGATGAAGAACCAGAACTTTTATCGGTAGTTACTTTACTTTGCATGGGCCGAATTTTCCCTACTTGGAGTGAAGAAGAACTGGGAATAGGGGCTAAACTTCTCATGAAAGCCATTTCCATGGCAGTTGGAGTTTCTCCTGAAGATGTGGAGAATCAAATGAGGGAAACCGGGGATGTTGGTTTGGCTGCAGAAGAACTTTACCAGAAAAAAAGCCAGGTGACCCTGTTTTCTCGACCCATCACCATAGAGAAGGTATATCAAAATCTAATGAAAATGGCAACTATTTCAGGAAACCGTGCTCAATTCAAAAAAATAGATTTTTTAATGGAGCTTTTATCTTCCGCATCTCCCACTGAAGCAAAATATCTCACCAGAACAGTTTTAGAAGAACTCAGGGTGGGAGTAGGAGAAGGAACCATTAGAGATGCAATTTCCCAAGCCTTTAAAATACCACAGGAAGTAACTGAAAGGGCCCACATGCTCACCAACGACATGGGTCTGGTGGCAGAGGTTGCCCGAATGCAAGGAGAAGAGGGGTTGCGTAAATTAACCTTAAAACCGGGAAAACCCGTAAAACCCATGTTGGCTCAACTTTCCCCAGGAATAAAGACAAGTGTGGAGGAAATGGGATGGGCTATTTGTGAAACCAAATATGATGGAATACGGGTCCAAATACATCGACATGGTGAGAAGATTGATGTTTTCACTCGAAGACTGGAAAACGTTTCTGAAGCACTTCCAGAAATTGCTGATTATGTTGAAAAATCACTTCCACATGAAGATTTCATTGTAGAAGGGGAAATAATTGCCAGTCGTGATGGAAAACCCATATCTTTCCAGTACATGTTGCAAAGAGTTAGAAGAAAGTATGATGTTGAACAGATGATTTCAAAAGTCCCTTTAACTCTTTATCTCTTTGACGTACTTTACTATAAGAGGCCAGTTCTGGATGAACCGCTTAAAAAAAGGAGAAAAATATTAGAATCAATAGTTAAACCTTACCCTGGCAAATTGGAACTTTCAAGACAGGTTAAAGTTACTCCTGAGGAAATTGAGATGGCCACTGACCTTTTTGAAGCATCCATTACAGGTGGTCATGAGGGAATCATGATCAAGGACCCACATGCTCCTTACATGCCAGGTATAAGGGGTAAAAAAATGCTTAAACTGAAAGCAGAACCGGAAACTCTGGATCTGGTAGTGGTGGGTGGAACCTACGGAAAGGGTAAACGGGCCCATCTAATTGGTTCTTACTTAATGGCTCTCCAGGATGAAAATGGCCAACTCCTAACCCTGGCTTATGCTGCTACCGGGCTGGATGATCAAACACTACTGGAACTTTCTGAGATGGTAGAACCTCTTATCATAAGTAAAAAAGGGAGAGAAGTTAAAATTGAACCTTCAGTAGTTCTGGAGATAGCTTTCAGTGAGATAGTGGAAAGTCCTGAATCTGAAACCGGAT
Encoded proteins:
- a CDS encoding ATP-dependent DNA ligase codes for the protein MLYHELVRVYQDLDSTTKRLEKTAILADFLGKVGDEEPELLSVVTLLCMGRIFPTWSEEELGIGAKLLMKAISMAVGVSPEDVENQMRETGDVGLAAEELYQKKSQVTLFSRPITIEKVYQNLMKMATISGNRAQFKKIDFLMELLSSASPTEAKYLTRTVLEELRVGVGEGTIRDAISQAFKIPQEVTERAHMLTNDMGLVAEVARMQGEEGLRKLTLKPGKPVKPMLAQLSPGIKTSVEEMGWAICETKYDGIRVQIHRHGEKIDVFTRRLENVSEALPEIADYVEKSLPHEDFIVEGEIIASRDGKPISFQYMLQRVRRKYDVEQMISKVPLTLYLFDVLYYKRPVLDEPLKKRRKILESIVKPYPGKLELSRQVKVTPEEIEMATDLFEASITGGHEGIMIKDPHAPYMPGIRGKKMLKLKAEPETLDLVVVGGTYGKGKRAHLIGSYLMALQDENGQLLTLAYAATGLDDQTLLELSEMVEPLIISKKGREVKIEPSVVLEIAFSEIVESPESETGYSLRFPVVKRIRSDRGLDEIDTLERIQSIFKNSQKS
- a CDS encoding PAS domain S-box protein; the encoded protein is MVEDIRVLILEDVPLDAELIETQLKRENIQFKSKIVEKEEDYRRELAEFQPSIILADHSLPQFDGITAMNIAREISPNTPFIFVSGKIGEDFAVEMLKEGATDYVLKNNLTKLPHAVKRALKEAKEKMEKQSAEEALKEREEKYRNLFEYFPNYVVVLGLDGRIMDLNHAAAKFSPLSREDTVGMYFTDLQSITGQDSSFYQELFSKFLEGEEIGAFESHLTSREGEIRLMEVYPAPLYKNSQLYAIQIIAQDITERKKAETEITASLEEKEMLLGEINSRVRNYMNIISSLLELQSVFMNDEGNREVLKDNKNRVKSMLFIHDGFSQSDDFALIDFSQYIKKLIELITSSYNVDTERIKVKSNTEGLILDIDAAIPCGLIINELLTNAVKHAFPGNKKGEVLVEFGLDNQENNVLIVKDNGVGIPDDINFKESGTMGFQLVNTLVNQLNGSVILSRGKGTTFQIIWSESGY